Proteins found in one Salvia splendens isolate huo1 chromosome 10, SspV2, whole genome shotgun sequence genomic segment:
- the LOC121751182 gene encoding uncharacterized protein LOC121751182 isoform X1, with protein sequence MSKRRLTIVHVSDDPTSNGLEMQENKNSTPVAPAAADNGKNTSIHVTALDGIVSANSLFTMAMFIGFSMTVPENATTVSSAACTTSGETVRRLIVFEVASFSFFLFSSLVAQSLKLQINLRNNMDPTDPHRATINVDHLKYCLFASAVGSVLGCTFLTASIVDFIRVKLGSLSCGGKPVYAVVVLVVFVGSGLLVYVTTAARAAFFVQTQPSATATVTATT encoded by the exons ATGAGCAAAAGGCGCCTCACCATCGTCCATGTCTCCGATGATCCCACTTCAAACGG ATTGGAAATGCAAGAGAATAAAAATAGCACCCCGGTGGCCCCGGCCGCGGCCGACAATGGGAAGAACACGAGCATCCACGTGACGGCCCTGGACGGCATAGTGAGCGCGAACTCGCTCTTCACGATGGCGATGTTCATCGGGTTCTCCATGACCGTCCCGGAGAACGCCACCACCGTGTCAAGCGCGGCGTGCACCACGAGCGGGGAGACGGTGAGGAGGCTGATCGTGTTCGAAGTGGCGTCGTTCAGCTTCTTCCTGTTCTCGTCGCTCGTGGCGCAGAGCCTGAAGCTGCAGATCAACCTGCGCAACAACATGGACCCCACCGATCCGCACAGGGCGACCATAAACGTGGACCACCTCAAGTACTGCCTCTTCGCCTCCGCGGTGGGGTCGGTCCTCGGGTGCACGTTCCTGACGGCGTCGATCGTGGATTTTATAAGGGTGAAATTGGGGTCGCTGTCGTGCGGGGGGAAGCCGGTTTACGCGGTGGTGGTGCTGGTGGTGTTTGTGGGGTCGGGGCTGCTGGTTTATGTCACTACTGCTGCTCGTGCTGCTTTCTTTGTGCAAACTCAACCCTCTGCTACGGCAACTGTTACTGCTACTACTTGA
- the LOC121751182 gene encoding uncharacterized protein LOC121751182 isoform X2: protein MSPMIPLQTETNSIAALRLEMQENKNSTPVAPAAADNGKNTSIHVTALDGIVSANSLFTMAMFIGFSMTVPENATTVSSAACTTSGETVRRLIVFEVASFSFFLFSSLVAQSLKLQINLRNNMDPTDPHRATINVDHLKYCLFASAVGSVLGCTFLTASIVDFIRVKLGSLSCGGKPVYAVVVLVVFVGSGLLVYVTTAARAAFFVQTQPSATATVTATT, encoded by the exons ATGTCTCCGATGATCCCACTTCAAACGG AAACTAATTCAATAGCTGCACTCAGATTGGAAATGCAAGAGAATAAAAATAGCACCCCGGTGGCCCCGGCCGCGGCCGACAATGGGAAGAACACGAGCATCCACGTGACGGCCCTGGACGGCATAGTGAGCGCGAACTCGCTCTTCACGATGGCGATGTTCATCGGGTTCTCCATGACCGTCCCGGAGAACGCCACCACCGTGTCAAGCGCGGCGTGCACCACGAGCGGGGAGACGGTGAGGAGGCTGATCGTGTTCGAAGTGGCGTCGTTCAGCTTCTTCCTGTTCTCGTCGCTCGTGGCGCAGAGCCTGAAGCTGCAGATCAACCTGCGCAACAACATGGACCCCACCGATCCGCACAGGGCGACCATAAACGTGGACCACCTCAAGTACTGCCTCTTCGCCTCCGCGGTGGGGTCGGTCCTCGGGTGCACGTTCCTGACGGCGTCGATCGTGGATTTTATAAGGGTGAAATTGGGGTCGCTGTCGTGCGGGGGGAAGCCGGTTTACGCGGTGGTGGTGCTGGTGGTGTTTGTGGGGTCGGGGCTGCTGGTTTATGTCACTACTGCTGCTCGTGCTGCTTTCTTTGTGCAAACTCAACCCTCTGCTACGGCAACTGTTACTGCTACTACTTGA
- the LOC121751714 gene encoding dihydropyrimidinase-like: MDSSLAQRAPSPHLLIILFLSLISPLRGSSNQFCDAGAEYGKLACGAAATASKILIKGGTVVNAHHKEVSDVYIEDGIISAVQKDIVVADDVKIIDAIGKYVMPGGIDPHTHLAMEFMGTETIDDFFSGQAAALAGGTTMHIDFVIPVNGSLSAGYEAYVKKAERSAMDYGFHMAITKWDDTVSREMEVMVKEKGINSFKFFMAYKGSLMISDELLLEGFKKCKSLGALAMVHAENGDAVFEGQKRMIELGITGPEGHALSRPPALEGEATSRAIRLAGFVNTPLYVVHVMSIDAMEEIAKARKSGQKVIGEPVVSGLELDDSILWDSDFHTAAKYVMSPPIRGPGHSKALQAALSTGVLQLVGTDHCTFNSTQKAMGIDDFRKIPNGVNGLEERMHLVWDTMVASGQLSVTEFVKVTSAECARIFNIYPKKGAILVGSDADVIVLNPNSTFEISAKSHHYRTDTNVYEGRRGKGKVEVTIAGGRVVWEEEELKAVPGWGKYIKMAPFNYLFDGLERADAEYLSSLRAPVVRSSIHKT, from the exons ATGGACTCTTCTCTTGCTCAAAGAGCTCCTTCACCTCATCTCCTCATCATCCTCTTCCTTTCACTCATCTCGCCGTTACGTGGATCTAGCAATCAG TTCTGTGATGCTGGGGCTGAGTATGGCAAATTGGCGTGTGGAGCTGCTGCTACTGCGTCGAAGATATTGATTAAGGGGGGAACTGTAGTGAACGCTCACCATAAAGAGGTTTCTGATGTATATATTGAGGATGGCATCATTTCTGCAGTACAGAAGGATATCGTG GTTGCAGATGATGTTAAGATTATTGATGCTATTGGCAAGTATGTCATGCCAG GAGGAATTGATCCACATACACACTTAGCAATGGAGTTCATGGGCACTGAGACCATTGATGACTTCTTCAGTGGGCAGGCTGCTGCATTAGCCGGTGGAACCACAATGCACATTGATTTTGTTATACCCGTGAATGGGAGCTTATCAGCAGGATATGAAGCTTATGTAAAGAAGGCAGAAAGGTCAGCCATGGATTATGGTTTTCACATGGCAATCACAAAATGGGATGACACTGTTTCTAGAGAAATGGAGGTGATGGTTAAGGAAAAAG GaattaattcttttaaatttttcaTGGCCTACAAGGGTTCTCTAATGATCAGTGATGAACTTCTGCTTGAGGGGTTCAAAAAATGTAAATCTCTTGGTGCCTTAGCCATGGTTCATGCAGAGAATGGAGATGCCGTGTTTGAAGGACAAAAACGAATGATAGAACTTGGCATTACAGGTCCTGAGGGTCATGCACTTTCAAGGCCTCCAGCG CTAGAAGGTGAGGCAACTAGCCGAGCTATTCGTTTGGCTGGTTTCGTGAACACTCCTTTGTATGTTGTCCATGTGATGAGCATAGATGCAATGGAAGAAATAGCTAAAGCTAGAAAATCAG GTCAAAAGGTTATTGGGGAGCCAGTAGTTTCAGGACTAGAACTGGATGATTCTATCCTATGGGACTCTGATTTTCACACAGCAGCAAA GTATGTCATGAGTCCACCTATTAGAGGACCTGGACATAGTAAAGCTCTTCAAGCAGCTCTCTCAACTGGGGTTTTACAG CTTGTCGGAACAGATCACTGCACTTTCAACTCAACCCAGAAAGCCATGGGTATTGATGATTTTAGAAAAATACCAAATGGAGTCAATG GTCTTGAGGAGAGAATGCATCTGGTTTGGGATACAATGGTG GCATCTGGACAACTATCTGTCACTGAATTTGTTAAGGTGACGAGCGCAGAGTG TGCCAGAATTTTTAACATATATCCCAAAAAAGGTGCTATACTAGTCGGGTCAGATGCGGACGTAATAGTCTTGAACCCGAATTCAACCTTTGAGATCAGCGCGAAATCCCACCACTATCGAACGGATACAAATGTGTATGAGGGAAGAAGGGGCAAG GGGAAAGTGGAAGTAACAATTGCTGGAGGAAGGGTCGTttgggaggaggaggaactgaAGGCTGTTCCTGGCTggggaaaatacataaaaatggCGCCTTTCAACTATTTGTTTGACGGATTGGAAAGAGCGGACGCCGAGTATTTATCTTCCCTACGAGCTCCGGTGGTGCGAAGCAGCATCCACAAAACTTGA
- the LOC121751715 gene encoding calcium-dependent protein kinase 34, translated as MGSCCSRGSEEDAPAEPNTEGAATATATTPPRSQGASKNAPVGPVLGRPMEDVHNTYTMGKELGRGQFGVTHLCTDKHTGEQFACKTIAKRKLANNEDVEDVRREVQIMHHLTGQPNIVQLKGAYEDKHSVNLVMELCAGGELFDRIISKGHYTERAAASLLRTIVQIVHTCHSMGVIHRDLKPENFLLQSKDEDAPLKATDFGLSVFYKEGQVFKDIVGSAYYIAPEVLKRRYGPEADIWSVGVMLYILLSGVPPFWAESENGIFNAILRSHVDFSCDPWPNISNGAKDLIKKMLNPDPKQRLSAFQVLNHPWIKEDGEAPDTPLDNAVLDRLKQFKAMNQFKKVALRVIAGCLSEEEIMGLKQMFKGMDTDNSGTITLEELKKGLSKQGTKLSEYEVQQLMEAADADGNGTIDYEEFITATMHMNRMDREEHLYTAFQYFDKDNSGFITTEELEQALREFGMDNGKDIKDLIQESDADNDGRINYDEFTAMMRKGNPEAAANPKKRRNSIFS; from the exons ATGGGCAGCTGCTGCTCCCGGGGCTCCGAAGAAGATGCTCCGGCAGAGCCAAACACAGAGGGAGCAGCCACCGCCACTGCCACCACCCCGCCACGGTCCCAGGGTGCATCCAAGAACGCCCCCGTGGGCCCCGTCCTGGGCCGCCCCATGGAGGACGTGCACAACACGTACACCATGGGGAAGGAGCTGGGCCGCGGCCAGTTTGGCGTGACCCACCTCTGCACGGACAAGCACACGGGCGAGCAGTTTGCGTGCAAGACCATCGCCAAGCGCAAGCTGGCCAACAACGAGGACGTGGAGGATGTCCGACGAGAGGTGCAGATCATGCACCATCTCACCGGACAGCCCAACATCGTCCAGCTCAAGGGCGCATACGAGGACAAGCACTCTGTGAACCTCGTCATGGAGCTCTGCGCTGGCGGTGAGCTCTTCGACCGCATCATCTCCAAGGGGCATTACACCGAACGCGCCGCTGCCTCCCTCCTCCGCACCATCGTCCAGATTGTCCACACCTGCCATTCCATGGGGGTCATCCACAGGGACCTCAAGCCCGAAAACTTCCTATTACAGAGCAAGGATGAGGATGCCCCCCTCAAGGCCACTGACTTCGGCCTCTCCGTCTTCTACAAAGAAGGCCAGGTCTTCAAAGACATCGTTGGCAGCGCCTATTACATCGCGCCTGAGGTTCTCAAGCGAAGATACGGCCCTGAGGCCGACATTTGGAGCGTTGGCGTAATGCTCTACATTCTTCTATCCGGAGTTCCCCCTTTCTGGGCAG AGTCGGAGAATGGAATCTTCAACGCCATTCTACGAAGTCACGTTGATTTCAGCTGCGATCCATGGCCTAACATTTCCAATGGAGCAAAGGACCTTATCAAGAAGATGTTGAATCCAGATCCCAAGCAACGCCTTTCAGCATTCCAAGTGCTAA ATCATCCATGGATCAAGGAGGATGGAGAGGCTCCCGATACTCCACTAGACAATGCGGTTCTCGACAGACTAAAGCAGTTCAAGGCCATGAACCAGTTCAAGAAAGTCGCGCTCCGG GTCATCGCGGGCTGCCTGTCCGAGGAAGAAATCATGGGACTGAAACAGATGTTCAAGGGAATGGATACAGACAACAGCGGAACCATAACGCTTGAAGAGTTAAAGAAAGGATTGTCCAAGCAAGGCACAAAGCTGTCTGAATATGAAGTCCAGCAATTGATGGAAGCT GCTGATGCTGATGGCAACGGCACCATAGACTACGAAGAATTCATTACAGCAACGATGCACATGAACAGAATGGACAGGGAAGAGCATCTCTACACAGCATTCCAATACTTTGACAAAGACAACAGCGG GTTCATCACCACAGAAGAGCTGGAGCAGGCTCTCCGTGAATTTGGCATGGATAACGGGAAGGACATAAAAGATCTCATACAAGAAAGCGATGCTGATAAC GACGGGCGGATCAACTATGATGAGTTTACGGCCATGATGAGGAAAGGCAATCCAGAGGCAGCAGCGAATCCCAAGAAACGGAGAAACAGCATCTTCAGTTGA
- the LOC121752746 gene encoding uncharacterized protein LOC121752746, which translates to MRRYGVHHRLSTPYHPQSNGQAEVSNREIKVILENTVNPTRKDWSRRLEDALWAYRTAFKASIGMSSYRLVFGKLCHLPVGIEHQAFWAIKEMNLNAESCAEERRLQLQELEELRFDAYDSAMWYKERTKMWHDKNLRRRSSSWDRRVKPYRDGTEVCMVDDIPLLMPNSLQ; encoded by the exons ATGAGAAGATATGGCGTCCACCACCGACTGTCCACACCTTACCACCCCCAATCAAATGGCCAAGCTGAGGTGTCTAACCGGGAGATCAAGGTGATTTTAGAAAATACGGTAAACCCCACAAGGAAAGATTGGAGCCGTCGACTGGAGGACGCGCTCTGGGCATACAGGACCGCCTTTAAGGCGTCGATCGGAATGTCCTCTTACCGTCTGGTTTTCGGGAAATTGTGCCATTTACCCGTGGGAATCGAGCATCAGGCCTTTTGGGCGATCAAAGAGATGAATCTGAATGCCGAGTCTTGTGCTGAAGAAAGGAGATTGCAGCTGCAAGAGCTTGAGGAGCTCCGCTTTGACGCTTACgactctgccatgtggtataaagaaAGGACaaaaatgtggcatgacaagaacctccgaaGAAGGAGCTCAAGCTGGGACAGAAG AGTGAAGCCTTATAGAGATGGAACAGAGGTTTGCAtggtggacgacattccactgCTCATGCCTAACTCTCTTCAGTGA